The nucleotide window ATTTTCAGCTATTTCTCTAGAATAATTAGCTACAGCAGACAGCAATAAAGACGGAACTCTTCTCGAAGAGACTATTCTATATTCTCTAGAACTACCTAAGTTAGAAACATTTAAAAGACGTTGAGATTCTATAAAACGAACATTAATCGATTTTTCCAATTCTTTTAACCAATCTGGTTTATTTGGATAATTTTCTTGTCCTTCTCCAGGTAATATATCTCCAAAACGTTCTAAAACGTCTTCTAAAGATAACTCTTCATTTGTCGGTAAGTATAACCAAGATTTGGTTTTAATTCGTTTAAGTTCTGGAATTAAATCATCAATTATTCCTACGGGAAAACTTAATTCTGAAGTATTTATATTAGGAAGTGAAAAATTTTCTGTTTGAGAGTCTATAAAATTTAAAAAAGAGAAGCTTATTTTTTCTTTTACTCTAGAATTTTCTTTTTTAGTCTTTTTGATACTTAAATAGCTGTCATCATCAAAATCTATCTGAATTTCTTCAAATCGAGTTTGACGCAATTTATAATACTTACTATTAAAAATACTATCAATTAAACTCAATAAAACCGTTTTTCCGATCCCATTAACCCCATGAATAATCGTAATTCGATCGTCCATATTTAAAGGAATAACATGATCGAACATTCCAAAAAGTTTTTTAACCGATATTTGCTTAATTCTCATGGACGAACCTATCCAAACCGGATCACTTTAGACACGATAAAGCCTATAGGGTTAATTTTACAGCAATATCTAACCCCTCCGATCGCTCTCAAGAATAGCTTACTCTTTTACTCAGTAGAAATTCCAATCACATACTTTCTCCATTCCTGGTTAGACTCTCCTCTAGTATGTTTAATGAGTTCAAAATAAAGACTACTGTAGGGTTTACGAGGTTGAGTGAGTAGCATCATGTTTGCTTCTTTGGGAGTGCGGTTACCTTTCTTGACATTGCAGCGTACACAAGCAGTAACCAAATTTTCCCAGGTGTCTCCTCCTCCGCGAGAACGGGGTATAACATGATCTAAAGTCAGTTGTTCCCCTTTGTAACTACAGTATTGACAAGTATGTCGATCGCGTTCGAGAATATTCCGGCGGGTTAAAGGAATTTCCTTGTAAGGAACTTTGACATAGTGTCGGAGTCGGATAACAGTCGGAAGTGGTATCCCACTATAGAGAAGTCGACCATTGTGTTCAAGTTGCTCGGCCTTACCTTTGAGTAATAGGACTATCGCCCGTTTCCAACTCGTAATATTGAGTGGCTCATAGGAGGCATTTAACACCAGTACCTTGCCCATAGGTATCGATAATTAATTTATTTTATACCAGATGGTAGCACAGATCACTTCAGATGTCCGCCTAAATTATCACCAAATAATGCGTGACGTGGAAGCCCCTGACTTTAGACATGGGTAGGAAGCGTCGCGCCAAAATATAAATGCCCGACAAGGCAATATTATGTTATTATGTCATGATGTGAGTTTTGCGCGTTGTATGGAACAAGTCCTAACTTTAGTTGTAAAGCTTCAAACTAATGACCAGCAAAAAGAATTGTTGGTTGATATGGCTGTTGCTTTTGCTGGTGCTTGTACTTGGATTAACAACAATGTAAACTCAAACCTGACCAATAGAAACTCTATTCAAGCTGTTTGCTACGCATTGGTTAAAAAACAGTTTGGATTGACTGCTAATCATGTTGTTAGAGCTTGTGCTAGAGTCGGTGCTAATAGGTTAACCGCTAAACAAAAAAGCAAGAAAGTTAAAGGATTTAAGCCTACCAGTTTTGACTGTGACGCTCGAACTTTTCGTTTTATTGAAGAAGGGTATTTAGCCAGTATCAGTACAACGGGAAAACGAGTCAAGATTCCGATGAGAGTTAGCAACTACCACATTGGAAAATTGTCAGGTCAAAACCCTACATCTGCACAAGTTTGTCAGCATAAAGATGGTGATTGGTATGTTCATATCCAACTCAAGTCTGATGCCCCTAAACCTATCAAAACTGATAAGGTTATAGGAGTTGATTTAGGGAGAAGAGACATAGCAGTTACCTCAACAAATAAATCATGGTCTGGTAAGGAGATTCAAGAGAAAAGAGATAAATATGCCAGAGTTCGGGCTTCTCTCCAACGGAAAGCTACCCAAGGCACAAGGTCAACAAGGCGTAGATGTCGTCAGATTTGGCAACGGCTATCGGGTAAAGAAAGAAGATACCAGCAATGGCTAAATCATAATATTTCAAAAGTTATCATCAACGAAGCGAAGCAATCTCAATCTGTCGTTGCTATTGAAGATTTAAAGGGGATTCGAGAAAGGACTAATCAAAAGCCTAGAAGTAAAACCGAACGAAGACGGTCTAATTCTTGGGCTTTCTACCAGTTAAGAACTTTCTTGACATATAAAGGAATCTCTGAAGGGGTTGAGGTAATAGCAATTAACCCTGCATATACCAGCCAAACTTGCCATTGTTGCCTACATATTGGACTAAGAAGCAACAAGTCTTTTAAGTGCAGTAATAAAGCTTGTAATTGGATTGGGGATGCCGATTTAAACGGTTCGTTGATGATAGCTATAGTTGGGCGTTCTGTAAACACGCCTAGAGGTTCAGAATTATTGGCTTGTCCGATTGATTCTAGGGCTACGGAAAGCCCCCGCATTCCATGCGTAGGGTAGTTTACAAATGTACACTTTTCGTCTTGACTTTTTCGGAACTTCTGTTAACTTAGGCTTATCTTAAACTTTAATTGCTTCACCCAATCAGAAGCTTTAGGGTTGAATTTGTGAGGAGAAGTCAGCAATGCTGAGTCGAAAACCAACCCCCAATGGTCTAACCGTCGGGCGTTATACCCCCAATCTATCAGAAATTATCCGTCAACGGGCTTGGATTGAAATCGATCATCATGCCATAGCCCACAATGTTCACGCGATTAAACAAATTTTATCACCTTCGACAGAACTTATGGCCGTGGTGAAAGCAGATGCTTATGGTCATGGGGCGCTGAAAGTTGCTCAAACTGCCTTACAAGCGGGAGCATCTTGGTTAGCTATTGCAACTTTAGGGGAAGGAATAGAACTTAGAGAAGCCGGCATTGCTGCACCTATACTTATTTTAGGGGCAATTAATACTCCCGAAGAAATCGCTACGATCGCTCATTGGAAGTTACAACCGACTTTATGTAACCCCCAACAAGCGTTAATTTTTTCGGAAACTCTCTCGAAAATAGGTCAAACTCTCCCCGTTCATCTGAAAATTGATACCGGTATGTCTCGTTTAGGGACAATTTGGCATGAGGCGGCGGACTTTGTTCAATTAGTCCATCAATTACCTAATCTTAAAATGAAGAGTGTGTATTCTCATTTAGCGACGGCGGATGACCCTGATCCTACTATCATGAGATTACAGCATCAACGGTTTGAAAAAGCTATCAGTGAAATTAAGGCACAGGGTATTACTCCCCCCCGTCTCCATTTTGCAAACTCAGCCGCCACCTTAAGCGATCGCTCAGTTCATTATGATTTAGTTAGAGTGGGATTAGGATTATATGGATTATATCCCGCTCCTCATTTGCGTTCAACCGTTGACCTGAAACCCGTTTTACAAGTAAAAGCGAGGATAACTCAAGTTAAAACCATTCCGCCGGGAACTGGGGTTAGTTATGGTTATCAGTTTATCAGTGATCGAGAGTTAAGAATAGCGGTGGTGGGTATTGGTTACGCGGATGGAGTTTCACGGAATTTGTCTAACCGGTTAGAGGTTTTAATTAGAGGTAAACGAGTTCGGCAAATTGGGGCGATTACAATGGATCAATTAATGTTAGATGTGAGTAATATTCCCCATTTACAAGCCGGTGAAGTGGTGACTTTAATAGGAAAAGATCAAGACGAAGAAATTACCGCCGATGAGTGGGCAACTCAATTAGGGACAATTTCTTGGGAAATCCTTTGCGGGTTTAAACATCGGTTGCCAAGGGTAAGTATTCATCAAAACCCAGAAAATTTCAACCTATAGCCTTTAAGACTGGTAGGATGCGTTCCCAACGCATCAAAAATTGTAGTTTTATGTTTAAGAATTGGTATAATACCAATTCTCTATAACGCTGGGTTTAATAGATCCCCCCAACCCCCCTTAAAAAGGGGGGCTTTAAAGAAAAATAAATTGTATTATAGGGGTGTAAATACAGAGCTTTTTATTGAACCGTTAGAACCGATTTGTATTCCCAATCAAAATAAACGGCGACCAATACCAAGGATGACTCTCAATTTGACTTAATTTTGCTTTTTGTAAGGCTTCTGCTTGACTCATTCCACTTTTTATGTTTTGATAAAATTCCTCCATAATTGCCTTAGTAGTCCCATCTTCCGCACTCCATAAACTAGCAATAACCGCTTTAGCTCCGGCTCTCTCAAATAAGTAGGCAACTCCTGATATTTCTTGACCATTTGAGTTAGTTTCTAAGGCCGTTTGACAAGCACTTAAGGTAATTAATTCTACATCTTTTAATCCTAAAGTAGCAGCATCGGCAATATTAAAAGAGCGATCGGCAAATAAAATACTATTCGGCTCTAAGTCGGGTTTGTCACAGTTACTAGACAAGCAACAGCCTTTAGGATTAAAACATCCATGAGTGGCTAAATGAAGTAAAGTAAATTGAGTTGATTGAATTTTAAAAGTCTCTAAAGTGGCTTTTTCTCGAATATAAGATTGACTTTCTGGCAAAATTGTAGTAATCCTTTTAACTTCTTCTTCTGCTCCATTTAAGGCTAAGATTCCTTCAGATTTAGGATTACCTATGGCTAAAATTTTCGGCTTAGAAGTAGGGTTTTGAGTAACAGGAATTTGGCGAGTAGATAAACGAGTTAGATAGTTAATAGAATAGTTTTGTATTAGATAATGACATTCTTCTTCACCTTGAAGATTACAAAGGGCTTCAAAAGGCAGATAACGGAGTTTGCCGGTAGCAATAATACTGATAGGCTGGTTAGGGGTTAATTGGGCTTCAATTGGACGAATGAGAACATCATAAAGGGGAGCAAGATTTTTTACGAACTCTGAATCAAAACGATTATTGAGTTTTTGATAGGTAGTGGTAATAAGATTGTCAAACTCAGTTGAATCAAGAGGAACTTTAGTAACCGTTAGGTTATCTCTTGTGATGACAAAAATAGCAATTGTATCAGGAACATTTTCAATACCAGTGAGTAAAACAGGATGAATAACCGTTGTCCCTTTGGGGATACTTTCTCTGAGTTGAGCAATATCTGTAGGGGTGGTTTCAAATAAGTCTGCTACTTCAGGAAAACGAAGGACTATTTCTTCGGCTTCCTTGTTAACTTCTGCTTCTAATTCTCGCATCCTTTGAGCTAAAGATTCAGAGAAGTCTTCTTGTAACTGTTGGCGAAGAAAGTTTAATTGTTGATTTTTTTGAGTCCATTGATCAATAAGTTGTTGTGCTTGGGGATTAGAAACTTTGGCATTAATCAGACGAGTATAGTCTGCTAGTTCAAAAGTCGTCGCTAAGTTAAACCATTCGTAGGCTTCTTCGGGTTTATTTTGCTCAATTAAAAGGTTAGTGAGAGCGATTACTGTTTTGGGTTGTGCCTGTAAAAATTCTTTACGATTTTCTTTGACCAAATTTCCTCGAATTTTTAAAGTGATATCGATGGATTCTTTCCAATTCTTAATCGTTTCATGAGTTTGCTTTAGATCTTGATACACACTACCTATATTAGTAAGAGTAATAGCTTCTCCACTACGATCGCTAATTTCTCGGAATATAGACAAAGCCCCTTTGTAGAATTCCAAAGCCCTCTGGGGTTGCCTCATGCTACGATAGACTCCTCCTAGATTATTAAGAGTAATCCCTTCCCCGCTACGATCGTCAATTTCTCGTAATATAGGCAAAGCTTGCGTGTAAAACTCCAAGGACTGTTCAGGTTGTCGAAAGTTATCATAAACACCTCCCAGATTCATGAGAGTGGTCGCTTCCCCTCTGCGATTGCCGGTTTCTCGAAAAATAAGCAAAACTTGGGTGTAATATTCCAATGCTTTCTGCGACTGTCCCATGCTGGCATAGGTTAATCCTAGATTATTGAGAATGGTCGCTTCCTCGTTAGGATTGCTGCTTTCTCTTGATATAGGCAAAGCTTTATTGTAGTACGCCAAAGCCTTCTGGGGTTGCCCGATGCTACGATAGACTTCTCCTAGATTACTGAGAGTCATTGCTTCTCCGTTACGATTGCCAATTTCTCGAAAAATAGATAAAGCCTCTTTGTAGTATGCCAAACCCTCCTGGAATTTCCCCATACTGGCATAAACACTTCCTAGATTATTGAGAGTGCCGGCTTCTTCACTAGGATTGCCGGTATCCCGTAGGATCGACAAAGCTTGGGTGTAGTATTCTAAAGCGTTCTGGGTTTGTCCGATGATACGATAGACTACTCCTAGATTATTGAGAGTGCTTGCTTCCCCGCTACGATTGCCGGTATCCCGTAAGATCGGCAAAGCTTGGGTGTAGTATTTTAAAGCGTTCTGGGGTTGCCCGATGCTACGATAGATTATTCCTATATTATTGAGAGTAGTGGCTTCTCCATCACGATCGCCGGTTTCTTGCATGATGGGCAAAGCCTGGTTATAGTATTCCAAAGCCTGTTGGGGTTTCCCGATGCTGTTATAAACATCTGCTAGATTAATAAGAGTCGTCCCTTCCAAACTTTGATCGCCGACTTCTCTTAGAATGGGCAACGCTTGGAGATAGTATAAAGATGCCTTTTGGGGTTGTCCCATTGTTTTATAGAGATCGCCCATATTGCTAAGGGTGTTTGCTTCCCCACGACGATCGCCCACTGCCTGAAAAATCGGCAAAGCTTGCTGAAAAAACTCTAAAGTTTGCTGAGGTTGAGCGATATTATAGGAGTTAAA belongs to Gloeothece citriformis PCC 7424 and includes:
- a CDS encoding AAA family ATPase — translated: MRIKQISVKKLFGMFDHVIPLNMDDRITIIHGVNGIGKTVLLSLIDSIFNSKYYKLRQTRFEEIQIDFDDDSYLSIKKTKKENSRVKEKISFSFLNFIDSQTENFSLPNINTSELSFPVGIIDDLIPELKRIKTKSWLYLPTNEELSLEDVLERFGDILPGEGQENYPNKPDWLKELEKSINVRFIESQRLLNVSNLGSSREYRIVSSRRVPSLLLSAVANYSREIAENIQATLAEYGKLSQSLDRTFPARVFQQKKSHKLTDEELKDKLSSLEKQRNQLIESGLLTKDENPNFQIQDRTIDDSTRNLLSVYVEDVETKLNVFTDIAQKTELLQNIINDHFTYKNIRIDQKKGFIFTTNNGYNLSPTELSSGEQNELIMLCELLFKTQPNSLILIDEPEISLHVEWQVHYLEDLQKIIKLINCDILMATHSPDIINDRWDLTVQLKGHNR
- a CDS encoding HNH endonuclease, encoding MGKVLVLNASYEPLNITSWKRAIVLLLKGKAEQLEHNGRLLYSGIPLPTVIRLRHYVKVPYKEIPLTRRNILERDRHTCQYCSYKGEQLTLDHVIPRSRGGGDTWENLVTACVRCNVKKGNRTPKEANMMLLTQPRKPYSSLYFELIKHTRGESNQEWRKYVIGISTE
- a CDS encoding RNA-guided endonuclease InsQ/TnpB family protein, which produces MLLCHDVSFARCMEQVLTLVVKLQTNDQQKELLVDMAVAFAGACTWINNNVNSNLTNRNSIQAVCYALVKKQFGLTANHVVRACARVGANRLTAKQKSKKVKGFKPTSFDCDARTFRFIEEGYLASISTTGKRVKIPMRVSNYHIGKLSGQNPTSAQVCQHKDGDWYVHIQLKSDAPKPIKTDKVIGVDLGRRDIAVTSTNKSWSGKEIQEKRDKYARVRASLQRKATQGTRSTRRRCRQIWQRLSGKERRYQQWLNHNISKVIINEAKQSQSVVAIEDLKGIRERTNQKPRSKTERRRSNSWAFYQLRTFLTYKGISEGVEVIAINPAYTSQTCHCCLHIGLRSNKSFKCSNKACNWIGDADLNGSLMIAIVGRSVNTPRGSELLACPIDSRATESPRIPCVG
- the alr gene encoding alanine racemase — protein: MLSRKPTPNGLTVGRYTPNLSEIIRQRAWIEIDHHAIAHNVHAIKQILSPSTELMAVVKADAYGHGALKVAQTALQAGASWLAIATLGEGIELREAGIAAPILILGAINTPEEIATIAHWKLQPTLCNPQQALIFSETLSKIGQTLPVHLKIDTGMSRLGTIWHEAADFVQLVHQLPNLKMKSVYSHLATADDPDPTIMRLQHQRFEKAISEIKAQGITPPRLHFANSAATLSDRSVHYDLVRVGLGLYGLYPAPHLRSTVDLKPVLQVKARITQVKTIPPGTGVSYGYQFISDRELRIAVVGIGYADGVSRNLSNRLEVLIRGKRVRQIGAITMDQLMLDVSNIPHLQAGEVVTLIGKDQDEEITADEWATQLGTISWEILCGFKHRLPRVSIHQNPENFNL
- a CDS encoding CHAT domain-containing protein, whose product is MKSLISSFLVVTIGLMPLSVPFIEQPSWAQTQTQPQDLQQLLESAIQQTQQGQLLEAIETLQHLLTLARQQNDRETEALALLWLGFNSYNIAQPQQTLEFFQQALPIFQAVGDRRGEANTLSNMGDLYKTMGQPQKASLYYLQALPILREVGDQSLEGTTLINLADVYNSIGKPQQALEYYNQALPIMQETGDRDGEATTLNNIGIIYRSIGQPQNALKYYTQALPILRDTGNRSGEASTLNNLGVVYRIIGQTQNALEYYTQALSILRDTGNPSEEAGTLNNLGSVYASMGKFQEGLAYYKEALSIFREIGNRNGEAMTLSNLGEVYRSIGQPQKALAYYNKALPISRESSNPNEEATILNNLGLTYASMGQSQKALEYYTQVLLIFRETGNRRGEATTLMNLGGVYDNFRQPEQSLEFYTQALPILREIDDRSGEGITLNNLGGVYRSMRQPQRALEFYKGALSIFREISDRSGEAITLTNIGSVYQDLKQTHETIKNWKESIDITLKIRGNLVKENRKEFLQAQPKTVIALTNLLIEQNKPEEAYEWFNLATTFELADYTRLINAKVSNPQAQQLIDQWTQKNQQLNFLRQQLQEDFSESLAQRMRELEAEVNKEAEEIVLRFPEVADLFETTPTDIAQLRESIPKGTTVIHPVLLTGIENVPDTIAIFVITRDNLTVTKVPLDSTEFDNLITTTYQKLNNRFDSEFVKNLAPLYDVLIRPIEAQLTPNQPISIIATGKLRYLPFEALCNLQGEEECHYLIQNYSINYLTRLSTRQIPVTQNPTSKPKILAIGNPKSEGILALNGAEEEVKRITTILPESQSYIREKATLETFKIQSTQFTLLHLATHGCFNPKGCCLSSNCDKPDLEPNSILFADRSFNIADAATLGLKDVELITLSACQTALETNSNGQEISGVAYLFERAGAKAVIASLWSAEDGTTKAIMEEFYQNIKSGMSQAEALQKAKLSQIESHPWYWSPFILIGNTNRF